A DNA window from Scomber japonicus isolate fScoJap1 chromosome 14, fScoJap1.pri, whole genome shotgun sequence contains the following coding sequences:
- the LOC128373225 gene encoding protein NLRC3-like, producing MKKEEEEEDGAESVISSCLSMKSDQFKPEPPFFSNEPGPSDTKERKRRAVSVEEQLSCCSLCQDVLKDPVSTSCGHWFCRRCITSYWDQSASSGDSSCPQCAERSRTRPGQQTDSQTSTVQKSGLQEVLDEHQISLSSTCECVTQGTDEAGSEIHSNSIFTEVHITEGQSEEVNTQHEVRQLETASKMKTLHDAPIKCQDIFKVLPDQQKHIRVVLMNGVAGVGKTFSVLKFTLDWAQGSENQDISLLILFSFRALNLIKDEQYSLLMLIHVFYPTLQKLTAEKLAGCKVLFIFDGLDESRLSLDFNNRKVVSDVTQKSSVSVLLTNLIKGKLLPSALIWITSRPAAANQIPPSCVDRVTEVRGFTDAQKEEYFRKRFSDEEQSRRIISHIKTSRSLHIMCHIPVFCWITGTVLDHMLTPDQRGELPKTLTDVYSHFLVVQTKRKKNKYDEGQETSPQELTKADRNLLLKLGRLAFEQLEKGNILFYQEDLEQCGLDVTETLVLSGACTQIFKRESVSFQKTVYSFVHLSIQEFLAAVYMYHCYTSRKTKVLKDFLGESKLNDHGLTSLDDFLKRAMKKSLRSKNGHLDLFVRFLHGLSLESNQSLLGDLLGQTDNSPKTIQRVINNLKEMNTEDISPDRSINIFHCLMEMNDRSVHQEIQQFLKSEDRSWKRLSEIQCSALADMLQMSEVLDEFDLTKYNASEEGQLRLIPAVRNCRMAQLYDCELSETHCEVVASALKCNPSHLTHLNLSLNKLSDSSVAHLSAGLESPNCRLQTLRLWDCGLSETHCEVLASALKSNPHLTHLDLSNNKLSDSSVKRLSAGLESPNCRLETLRLCYCSLSKISCDYLASALKCNPSHLRELDLRLNYLLDSDVKHWGS from the exons atgaagaaagaggaggaagaggaggatggagcagagtctgtaatatccagctgtctgtctatgaagagtgaccagtTTAAACCTGAACCTCCattcttcagtaatgaacctggaccctcagacacaaa agagaggaagaggagggctgtttctgtggaggagcagctgtcctgctgttctttgtgtcaggacgtcctgaaggatccagtctctaccagctgtggacactggttctgcagacggtgcatcacctcatactgggaccagtctgcttcgtcaggagactcctcctgtccccagtgtgcagaaagatccagaaccagacctggacagcagacagacagtcagaccagcactgtacaaa aaagtggtctgcaggaggttttagatgaacatcagatcagtctgagcagcacatgtgaatgtgtgactcaaggaactgatgaagcaggaagtgaaatccACTCCaacagcatcttcactgaggtgcacatcacagagggacagagtgaagaggttaatacccaacatgaggtgaggcagcttgaaacagcttccaagatgaagaccctccatgatgctccaatcaagtgtcaggacatctttaaagtcttacctgaccaacagaaacacatcagagtggttctgatgaacggcgtcgctggcgttggaaaaaccttctcagtgctgaagttcactctggactgggcacagggCTCCgaaaaccaagatatcagtctgctgattctgttctcgttcagggcgctgaacttgatcaaagatgagcagtacagtctgctcatgctgatccatgttttctatccaacattacagaagctcacagcagagaagctcgctggctgtaaagttttgttcatctttgacggcctggatgaaagcagactttcactggatttcaacaacaggaaggtcgtgtctgatgtcacacagaagtcatcagtcagcgtgctgctgacaaacctcatcaaggggaagctgcttccctcagctctcatctggataacttcccgacctgcagcagccaatcagatccctccgtcatgtgtggacagggtaacagaagtacgaggcttcactgacgcccagaaggaggagtacttcaggaagagattcagtgatgaagagcagtccagaagaatcatctcacacatcaagacatccaggagcctccacatcatgtgtcacatcccagtcttctgctggatcactgggacagttctggaccacatgttgactccagaccagagaggagagctgcccaagaccctgactgacgtgtactcacacttcctggtggttcagacaaagaggaagaagaacaagtatgatgagggacaagagacgagtccacaggagctgacgaaggctgacaggaaccttcttctgaagctggggaggctggcgtttgaacaactggagaaaggaaacatcctgttctaccaagaagacctggagcagtgtggtcttgatgtcacagagacCTTGGTGTTGTCAGGAGcttgtacacagatcttcaaaagagagagtgtgagcttccagaaaacagtctacagctttgttcatctgagcattcaggagtttctggcagcagtctacatgtaccactgttacaccagcaggaagacaaaggtactgaaggacttcctgggagAATCAAAACTAAA TGATCATGGTTTAacatctctggatgacttcctgaagagagCTATGAAGAAATCTCTCagaagtaaaaatggccaccttgacctgtttgtccgcttccttcatggcctctctctggagtccaaccagagtctcttaggagacctgctgggtcagacagacaacagtccaaaaaccatccagagagtcatcaacaacctgaaggagatgaacaccgaggatatctctcctgacagaagcatcaatatcttccactgtctgatggagatgaacgaccgctcagtacatcaggagatccaacagttcctgaagtcagaggaCAGATCATGGAAGAGACTCTCTGAGATCcagtgctcagctctggccgacatgctgcagatgtcagaggttctggatgagtttgACCTGACAAAGTACAATGCATCAGAGGAAGGACAACTGAGACTGATCCCAGccgtgaggaactgcagaatgGCTCA actttatgACTGtgaactctcagagactcactgtgaagttgtggcctcagctctgaagtgcaacccctcccatctgacacatctgaacCTGAGTctcaacaaactgtctgattcatcagtggcgcatctgtctgctggactggagagtccaaactgtagactgcagactctgag actctgggactgtggactctcagagactcactgtgaagttttggcctcagctctgaagtccaaccctcatctgacacatctggacctgagtaacaacaaactgtctgattcatcagtgaagcgtctgtctgctggactggagagtccaaactgtagactggagactctgag attgtgttactgcagtttgtcaaagatcagctgtgattatctggcctcagctctgaagtgcaacccctcccatctgagagagctggatctgagattAAACTACCTGTTggattcagacgtgaagca ctggGGGTcatga